ttgtttaaaacattttcatgtgAATGGACTGTGCGGTCTTGCAATCTAAACACCATAAAGCGGAGTAAACGCCATACAATGACGATTCATTTGAGGAAAACTCGAAAAGAACAAAATTTTAATGGAATATTCTGAGACAAAGCAACCCTTTTTTCAACTTCGATGTCTTCCTGAATTGCGTTAAACAAATTGAAGATTGTTTCCAAACCTCTGTTGACTATTAATTGGATGATCTGGTGGGCAGGAATATCAATCTAACATTTAATGCTTTCGGCAAGTTATTGTTTGGGGGTTAAATTGCAAACAAAGTGTGTTTGAAACAtgaaatgcaataataaaaatgatacaagACATTCTTTGAAGGAAGGGCATTTTTTATTAACGTTATggaaaaaaagatatttcaacTGATATACTGCTCTTTCAAACAGCCAATATATCAGAAACGTTCAGTGTCAATGGTACAACCCCAACGATTGATttgtatctttataaaatagtaaatgtgtttgttgattttcatttttttttcgcaTCGAACAGATGTTAATCAGAATGATTTTTTACATCAGATCCAAGAAAATATACTCAATACTTTTTGCATTAGCTTTTTGTAGTGGATTAGGAGTCGGCTTacgaaatatattcaaaacacCGAAAACTTATAGGAAAAATCCATGTTGTTAAATTTTACCTCTCAACGGTATCAATGTACTACCAATTTGTACCGAGCGTTGTTTTCTGTTGAAATAAGTTCTATACTATTTCGCGCATTATAAAATATAGACCAGGTCCCTATTCTGTAATTAGGATCATTTTAGACAATTAAAAGCGTTCCCCGGGACCAATAAACTATTCAATTATGTAGCGTCGTAAATATTTCCTTTGGTTCCTTTTACATAGATATAATGAAATCAAGTTAACCATGCGAAATATCTTAATGTtgtataattgattttttttcatttcacagAGATGACCAAttctctttttattttcattataaataaaaactctGAAAACACTAGCCATAATTCGTCTATGAATTCTAATCTTACTACCTTGTTCAGCTTACCACATACAAAGAAGCACGAATACTGATAACTATATACATTGATACGTCCTATTTATATGAAACGCAGTTATGAAAACAAACGGATCGATGCAATAattgatttcaacatttttaagaCCACACAAACAGCAGGGTCTAAATCAGTACCAAACACCATAAACTGATTCTTTTAAGTGACAAAATAGCAAAAGTTGAAGGTACCGAAACAATATACAGGGGACCCGCAAAGGGAAAATTTACCACCGGGATTACCGCCTTAAAACAACCTGCAAAGTGGCGGATGAGCTTTAACTACTTTTTTTAGTAACTCAACATCAAAGATATAATTTGTTTGACCATTTTCGTTTCTTATCTGTTGctgattttaatacaaatatttacaggTCTGTCAATATTCCTGGTGTAATGCATGTAAAAAAGACGCACAGGACACAAACTGAAGTAAAAGAAAGATCTTTTCATTTAGTTGTTTACTGTTTCACTCCAAAAATCTCATATTTATCAGCAATTTCCTTCAATAATGGTGCCTGAAGGTTAACCAAACAGCAacatagttgaaatattttggttGACAAATGTCTATACTGAGCaggaatatgatttaaaatatcataattgtttattctTTCGTTTGCTCTTTCAACATGGATTCTACTTCTTCCTATTTTGAAACGCAATTCAGCCTCTTCCTTAGTAAAATGTCCTTTACTGGATAAAAATGGTGGAATatttaatgaaacaccagctggaagtttatcaaatatattaaatccTTTGTCTGCTAGAATTAGATCTCCAGGCTGAAGCTGGTCTAGAACATGACAATGTTCGACATTGCAGCATCGGATGTGGAACCTGGGTATAAATCTGAACTGTAAACAAGTGCACCATTTGGAGCAACACAGGTTACAGCCTTCACAGCGTGTCTGCTTTTGTAGCTGCTGTAAGACAGCGACTGACTGTTCATATCTGGTGGCACATCTTGTATGATTTCTGTAGCATCCATAGCGATTCTAGCAGAGGTGAAATCTTCAAATGATTTTGGCATGGAGCCTTTGCATTTCAGCTGGCTTGGAATTCCTACTGCCTTTAAAACACCATCATGTAGTATTTCATGCAATACAGATATGTAGGTGTTTATAACGTTAGACACAGTTGCCCTGCTGGTATTGAACCGGACAGCTAAATCTAGGTCCTTACAATTCAACCTTATGTTCATCTAAGCCATCAGAAGTTGATCCTGAATGCTAAAGCATGTGACTGTCCAACCAGCATAATAGTTGAATTGGGCCATCCTCTGAACCATGCTCGCCAGCACTTGAAAAACATCTGTTGGGAATGACGTGTACAACAGCACCTgcaaaacagtgaaacaataCTGTCAGTTAATTCCACGCGACTGTTGTATATTATGTTACGATAAATGATCTCGTGCATTCAGTAGACATATCAATATATGAAATCTGAGTATCTGTCATAAAGTAAAAATGCTTATCACCAATGTAAACACCACAATTGTTTTGACAATAAGAGGTATTTAAAGTACTTTAAAGGCAATATATGTATtcatactatttatatatttatcacttGGTAAATGTCCTTTTGAccatatgataaaaacaattgttttgtttcatcgAGATATCAATCTTAATTCATATTGTCAACACAAACATTTCCCATTTTCACTTgtgaaaatattactttagaTGTTCACTTGATTAATGAATTCAATATGTCACTGAACAAATCCTCTTGAAGTAAACAAACTTACTTTATCTGTATCATGAATAATATCTTGCAGCGTCAGTCTTGGTTTCGACAGTTTAAGAGTTTTGATTTCATTCTCTAACTGCAATCTGCTCCTCTAGCTGTGGAACTGAAACATTTTGTATGACAAAAGTAACTAAAACTGCCTATGACACCTGggagtaaaatgttttttgtccaATATGCCCCTGGAATGGCAAGAAATAAGAAAAACGAATATTAATTACAAATTGGAACAttctgtataaaaaaaaatcattaaaatatacttGTAAATGGTGGACAAAGTAAAGGGCAACATAGAAGTAAAACAATGCAGGGATTGATCTTTGAATTTTGTTGTGACATTTcacatgaaataatatattcagcAAATATAAGTTTTTCTTCATGTATGTTCAAATGGTTCAGGACATAGTACTGGTCAGAGAGTATGAAACTTATTGAGGTTGGTTAGCTCAGTTTGTAAGATCATCTGTAGTGCAAGGGGATCTTAGGTTTGATCTCTGGATTGACCGCGTTCTTTTTTGTGTCTATAATTTTTGTATGAATACTCAAAAATGTACCAGATTTTGAACACGCTGTAGAACCTTCCATATCATCCATTTCTGACAATGGCTGCTTTATGTAGCTATCTATGGTCATGGTTGCTGCCAGTGGCAGTATCAGGGACGTCAATTTCTGGTTCCACAGCCTCTTCCACCTTGCGTTTTTTACGTctggataaaaataaaataaagaaagaaaatgtataaatatcatttcaaataacaATTACAGACCTTGTTGCAGTTTAGTAACTGTagtgtaattattttaatcatactGAAACTACTAAAGAGCACATTATGATTGTGATATTAATCACAGTGACTATGATTTTATAAGGATATTGGACAACAAATAGTGTTATTATCGTACGAGGAAGTTCTGTCTAGCATAAGCtgtgaaaagttttaaaacaataacactacacaacatattcattaaatttacCTTGTTGGGGTTGGCAGGTCTGGGAAGCTGCCAACATCTTTACTGAAGCTGAAGATGGTTGGACCATTCTCCTTCTTCCCatcaacaaaatgacagctacaTATCCGGTCGTTGCTGTTATATGGCCTGTCTGCCCGTCTGAAATATTGTCATGAATACGTTTATAATCATACTATTGAAAATACTGGGACAATCCAAGCAGTTGAACATTTAAACAGTGATAAGGCGTACTTGTAAgaacaagtatttaaatatgtagATATACAATAGTAAGACATAAACTGCTCAGGTTATACAACTCAACCAGTACTGTCACTACATCAATACAGTACATGACGTGTGGAGTTTATGCCATACACATTTAGGTACACTTGGGTATCTCACTTCTGTCAGTAACTTTTAATCTTTGTTAATACAATTAAGTAAAGTAACTGAATCAAGTaacaaaatgtacttttcaatgaaaatgtataaaatctTGCCACCATACTGTACATTACAAATATATGAACGTGTCTCTTTAATTGAGATGGGTGGGGTAATGATATAATAGATAGACGACGGTTCTGTTTAATCAGTTTTACCTTCGTTATCTCGTAGTATTCACACCATTGGTGAATCAGCATGGAAAAAGTACACAACATATCGTGTATCTTAAATTCAACTGTTGATGAACAGTGATAAATAGCAAAGGTCATTTATGTCAGCAACATCGTCTGATCGACTGACAAAAGGAACATTATTTAGTCACAATTAGTATTTGTAGACTAAAATGTTGCAATTACCTGCATCTGTCAATCCATTTCTTTCTGTCCTTGTCATTAGTCGGAAACCTGTAGAGTCCACAAGCCTGTCTGCCCCCTGTGCGATGCGTACAACCAAAAGCATAACAATACACCATTTTCATAAATGGCGGTGATGTACCCGGAAGTCCAAAACCGAAAGTGAAAGTAAAACGAGACTTACGCGCCCTATGATAACAGTAACTATTTAACAAGCTGTTCAGCGCGCTCGTCTACAACCACTTGTCTCAGTAATAAATACATTACTAATGCAATATGTGctagtaaaaatataaaaaatgagcCCAATTTGCAGGCAAGGAAATCAAATGTTATCTTACTTGAAGGTGTAATTGTTGAGAAGCCTTGTATGCAGgttcaatgtaataaattaaGTGGTCACTGAGATATTGACTGAAATGTAGAAGCacgcaaaactttaaccagaatttaaaaaaatacagggtcataatttgcattaaatgaaagaTAGATTTATCTTAATTGATTATTTCACCTGGTGTAATGGTTGATACGCTttgtataaaatttcaatgtaataaattgAGTGGCTACTCGGATATTAACTTGAATGTAGTAGCACGCGAAACTTTATCCAGAACAGTTTAAAAGAGGgacatattttgcatttaatagATAAAGCATTTGTCTCAATTGCATATTGGTGAGAGTTATTGTAACTGCTGTGATAGTTAGGAAGCCTTATATGAAGGTTcattgcaatacatcaagtaattgctgagatataacGTAATTGTTCCTTGCacccaaaaccttaaccaaggtgtgaagCTGGCGCCGACGCCGGTACAAGTACTATGGCTatccttattcttcgaaaagtcgagCAAACAATATTGTCAAGAGTGCCGCAGAGTTAACGGCAAAGACAACTGATTTAACATGTTCTACTTTCGTGAACGCCTTTTTGCAGATATTCTGTATTTTTAATAACTCGAGTTTTACAAGCCTGTTATGATCAAGAGGTGGCCTTGGAGTTTCGTTCTTGCATTTGCAGTCTTCTTTCTCGTCCTAGAGTGTGTCCTTAACTCTTCCTCCGAATACAAGGCTTTCGCCAATGTCATAGAGCATCAGAATCAGAAATGTGGTTTACCAAGGAAAACTCGCTGTCTTCAGCTGCTTCCGTTTTTCCTTTTTCGAGCGCTGCGATACATTAGTTAAGCCGACGTACCTCTCTTCGGAGGCTTTTTCTCTTCTCTTCCTACCTTGAAAAGAACTAGTACAATTGTAGTTTTCGCATGTGCTAAAAACATCAGTCAATGCAAATATCTGTAGTTACGTACATGTCCGGTTAATTCTTCATTTTACCGACGAAAGTTCAATGTTGGTCTTTGACACAATGAAGGTGCAAAATAACAGTTAGTCAGCAACGTtcgatttaaagaaaatgtatcaatgtttgattttgagAAATTGTATGCACTTAATATGtgctattttaaacaaattataacttTGTATCACAAAGTGTGAGCCGCATGGATATGCATTTGCTGTAATTTATGCATTGAAATAGcgaaatttcattcaaattgcccaaatgggaGACACCCTCtccaaaaagaaaataatcaagttCAATGGTGTTACTGCtgtatgcaaaatatataataaatcagttCGATATTCAactgttattatattgttatgcccccttttgaaaaaagtggggtatattgttttgcacatgtcggtcggtcggtctgtctgtctgtcggtcggtcggtcggaataccaaatggtttccgatcaataacttgagaacgctttgaccgagggacctcatacttggtatgtgtattggtcatcaccagcagatgaaccctattgattttgaggtcagtgggtcaaaggtcaaggtcagtgtgacctttacatgaaaaacggtttccgatcaataacttgagaacgctttgacccaggaacctcatacttggtaggtgtattggtcatgaccagcagatgaaccctattgattttgaggtcagtgggtcaaaggtcaaggtcagtgtgaccttaacatgaaaaacggtttccgatcaataacttgagaacgctttgacccagggacctcatactaggtaggcttattggtcatgaccagcagatgaaccctattgattttgaggtcagtgggtcaaaggtcaaggtcagtgtgacctttacatgaaaaacggtttccgatcaataacttgagaacgctttgacccaggaacctcatacttggtaggtgtattggtcatgaccagcagatgaaccctattgattttgaggtcagtgggtcaaaggtcaaggtcagtgtgaccttaacatgaaaaacggtttccgatcaataacttgagaacgctttgacccagggacctcatactaggtaggcttattggtcatgaccagcagatgaaccctattgattttgaggtcagtgggtcaaaggtcaaggtcagtgtgactgtaagctgaaaaaaggttttctgattgtccatatttttttcttatatagtagacagtagaaatttatatgtcactaaatgcatgagttgaagtatcagttttcagtgaacatctagtttaattatgccccccttcgaagcagaggggttatataattgctttgcacatgtcggtcggtctgttggaagaccaaagcttgtccgagtgataactcaacaattcccggacctatggtcatcaaacttgacatgaagattaggtatgaccagtagatgacctgcctcatatgcatccaatgacaaatcagctgtcatttcagtccatgcatatttcattcaattgtccaaatatttctggcaacttggcgctcagggggcataatgttagacaaacatctcttgtttatgtatatatatatgggtcattctataatttttttaaaaacacgtGTCCCTGCTATAAAATTTGATACTTTTGTGTAATAAAAAATCTTTTGTGTTATTTTGCACGTTTTCATACTTATACATAAGTCTGAGAAATGAATAAAACCAAAAAATACCTTAAGGAATAAACATGGATGTCTTCATGAATACATACCTAGCGAGTTGACAGCTAAAGCAAATGTCCCCCGATGTGGATATGATATTCCAAACAAGAAGATATATACCAAGATCGAgtattttgtttctaaaaatgtttttaacgaACCAGAATAACATAATACTGAAAAAGAGAAGACAAAAAGATGATAAAATGcaaaaggtttgaaaaaaatccaTTGCGTTTGGTTGTCCCCTGTTTCTATCATTTCcgtaacaatatttaataaaatgcgGGAAAATTTATAACCCATGCTTACGCAATTACTCGATGACGTCATACAAAATGCTTGTGGCGCGAAATATTTAAACGTGAGCTGCATTTTGAGATGAACTGTCATGGCCAATGCAGAACTCTCCGTTAAAGGTAAGCTTTCTTTGAGTATACTTTGTTTCTTTCAGTTCCGTACGCTGTTTATATCTATAAcgtttttgaataattttaaacaccTACGAGTATGAGTTTGTTTATGTGTATCTAATCAATATTATAAGAGAAATCttgactgtttttgttttaaagggaagtaactaaaTTATAATCACCTCCGTAATCTTCATTTCCGTAACGCAGAATATCGTTACGGAGCTGAGAACATCATTACGGGGATGTTAATTCAACAAGCCCTTACGAGTTGACAAttgattttgacaaaatagaagctaaatattattttaaacttgaaCTGATTATAAACAATCAAACGATCTGAGTATATATGATTGGTAAAAGTATTAGGATATAAAACCTACCCGCAACAAACATGTACTATGAGTGGCATCCATACATAGATAGACTATATTAGATcttatgaatatattaatagatctaaaaaagtacttttaaaataacaacaataataataatattagcTCTATAACCAATTGGCAAAAAGTTGTAATATCAATTTAAGATGACATTACAACAAAACATGAGTGGCGGCCCAGATCTTTCAAAGATTTGAATGTCAAACTCAAGAAAAAGATTACCATcttccaaataaaaataataataataataataataactataaaactattatttaaatctatattaacgaatgtaaaaataatgcagaccttataacaacaacaataataatacttGTAATAAcagcataataataataataataataataataataataataataataataataataatgataattataataataataataataataataataataataagtaagtAAAgagtaatataataatattaacatttaaaattattttaattgtggaGAGGCGCTTAGAAATTGATCAATTAGATCACCTCCTTGGGACGTGGCAAAGAAGACTTAGTTCGTTACTTGTACCAAAGCCAAGACACGAATGCACTGTTTAATGGGCCAAATCTGTGGTTGAATTGATCGAAAGAATATCTTTTCTTAAAGATCTGATTGTCCTCAGAACAAAGCAGTATCGGCGATGGCAAGAAAAAAGGGAAAGTCAAAAATGAGTAATGCAGAGAGAGTAGCTAGGTGGAGACAGCGACAGAGAGAAGATCCGAGTAAACATGAGGCATACAAGAGAAAAGAAAGAGAAAGATATGAGCAAAAGAAGAAGAGAGGAGTTGTGAAGCCAATAGC
The DNA window shown above is from Mya arenaria isolate MELC-2E11 chromosome 6, ASM2691426v1 and carries:
- the LOC128238011 gene encoding uncharacterized protein LOC128238011 gives rise to the protein MVYCYAFGCTHRTGGRQACGLYRFPTNDKDRKKWIDRCRRADRPYNSNDRICSCHFVDGKKENGPTIFSFSKDVGSFPDLPTPTRRKKRKVEEAVEPEIDVPDTATGSNHDHR